A window of the Nitrososphaerota archaeon genome harbors these coding sequences:
- a CDS encoding saccharopine dehydrogenase NADP-binding domain-containing protein, translating to MKIAVLGGAGLTGRCAVRALAESQDVSEGLVADLDGAAAQSVAASVGKGKFRGARVDVRDVEETASLLQGYDVVINGVQYYFNLDVMKAALKAGVNYLDFGGLYHTTLKQLKLDGRFRSKGLLGLVGMGGMPGITNVLARHAVDGLDEVSAIHIRDGARDLTKGVPPFLVTWSLDTFLDELTMDAPVFEGGRTKSVPALSRKETVDFGKPIGRIDTYVTIHSEVATFPDSFGAKGLREVDWMEGVPGLQALKLLVDLGLASKEEIEVGGLRLSPRKFLLGLVKARGLVGFPEGVVPNDWEATQLTVEGKRERRKATRRYQFTVPPRRDWKMSCAQYGVGIPASIAARMIGRGEVTAKGVLPPEMCVDPTSFMRQLRAYGFRIRIA from the coding sequence ATGAAGATCGCTGTCCTCGGTGGCGCTGGACTGACGGGGCGCTGTGCAGTCCGTGCGCTTGCGGAAAGTCAGGATGTTTCAGAGGGCCTTGTCGCCGACCTGGACGGGGCCGCCGCCCAGTCTGTTGCCGCCTCGGTTGGGAAGGGCAAGTTCAGGGGCGCCCGGGTGGACGTCAGGGACGTCGAAGAGACAGCCAGCCTCCTGCAGGGTTACGACGTTGTCATCAACGGAGTTCAGTACTACTTCAACCTGGACGTGATGAAGGCGGCGCTGAAGGCTGGGGTCAACTACCTGGACTTCGGCGGCCTCTATCACACGACCCTCAAGCAGCTGAAGCTCGACGGGAGGTTCAGGTCCAAGGGCCTGCTCGGCCTCGTGGGGATGGGAGGAATGCCGGGGATCACCAACGTCCTGGCAAGGCATGCCGTCGATGGGCTGGACGAGGTATCTGCGATACACATCAGGGACGGGGCCCGGGATCTGACGAAGGGGGTCCCGCCGTTCTTGGTGACGTGGTCTCTGGACACTTTCCTGGACGAATTGACGATGGACGCGCCGGTCTTCGAAGGGGGAAGAACAAAGAGTGTGCCAGCCCTGTCCCGGAAGGAGACGGTCGATTTCGGGAAGCCCATAGGGAGAATCGACACCTACGTCACCATACACTCCGAGGTTGCGACCTTTCCTGACTCCTTTGGGGCGAAGGGGTTGAGGGAGGTGGACTGGATGGAAGGCGTGCCCGGCCTCCAGGCCCTGAAACTCCTCGTGGACCTGGGCCTCGCGTCGAAAGAGGAAATCGAGGTCGGGGGGTTGAGGTTGTCTCCTCGGAAGTTCTTGCTCGGCCTGGTCAAGGCTAGGGGTCTAGTTGGATTCCCGGAAGGAGTGGTGCCCAACGACTGGGAGGCAACGCAGTTGACAGTCGAAGGGAAGAGGGAGCGGAGAAAAGCGACCAGGCGCTACCAGTTCACTGTCCCCCCGAGAAGGGACTGGAAGATGAGCTGCGCCCAGTACGGGGTTGGCATTCCTGCGTCGATTGCAGCGAGGATGATTGGGAGGGGGGAAGTCACGGCCAAGGGTGTGTTGCCCCCCGAGATGTGCGTCGACCCGACCAGCTTCATGAGGCAGTTGAGGGCCTACGGGTTCAGAATCAGAATAGCCTGA
- a CDS encoding aspartate aminotransferase family protein, with translation MRGVPDEERIRYERRTRRSLRASNRSKTITPYGVHSNYRFYDPYPIYCNRARGTSIWDVDGNRYLDFNMGYGALVTGHAHPLLVEAIGHRLKNGTLFGFETDEAYDLGKLISLRFGLDMVRFSSTGLEGTMHAVRLAKAFTGRRKILKFEGCYHGSHDAVLVSVKPTRRRAGNPRHPEQVPSSSGLNQDLVESTLVAPFNDLEAAQEIAARSRQELAAIILEPVPMNMGLIPPQPGFLEGLRKLCDETGALLIFDEVKTCGKFFGGASGRFGVRPDLMVMGKAIAGGFPLSAVGGKRVVMESIVPGVLAHAGTFNANPLSVTAAMVTLSKVMTKSALHRASRLGEELAGGYQDIIQDHRLEAKVQWLGLSGAVLFTDKEVKNWRDFLRCNIGQWWTYFIAMMNRGVIPEATGQDEQWTVSVQHTSEDVVRHLETFKEVAASLRNIQLRMPMVEAL, from the coding sequence TTGCGTGGGGTCCCAGACGAGGAAAGAATCAGGTATGAACGTAGGACCCGACGCTCGCTAAGGGCCTCCAACAGGAGCAAGACGATTACCCCCTACGGTGTTCACAGCAACTACAGGTTCTATGATCCCTACCCCATCTACTGCAACAGAGCACGAGGGACTTCGATCTGGGACGTTGACGGCAACCGGTATCTCGACTTCAACATGGGGTACGGGGCGCTCGTCACCGGACACGCGCACCCTTTGCTCGTCGAAGCCATCGGTCATAGGTTGAAGAACGGCACCCTGTTCGGGTTCGAGACCGACGAGGCCTACGACCTGGGCAAGCTCATTTCACTAAGGTTCGGCCTGGACATGGTCAGGTTCTCGTCAACTGGCCTGGAGGGAACAATGCACGCCGTAAGGTTGGCGAAGGCCTTCACCGGAAGAAGGAAGATCCTGAAGTTCGAAGGATGCTACCATGGTTCCCACGACGCGGTCCTGGTCAGCGTAAAGCCCACCAGGCGCAGGGCTGGGAATCCGAGGCACCCAGAGCAGGTCCCCTCGTCTTCAGGCCTCAATCAGGATCTGGTGGAGAGCACTCTCGTTGCGCCCTTCAACGACCTCGAGGCCGCCCAGGAAATAGCAGCCAGGAGTCGTCAAGAACTGGCCGCAATCATTCTCGAGCCCGTCCCCATGAACATGGGCCTCATTCCTCCCCAGCCGGGCTTCCTCGAGGGGTTGCGCAAGCTGTGCGACGAAACGGGGGCACTTTTGATCTTTGACGAGGTCAAGACATGCGGGAAATTCTTCGGAGGCGCTTCAGGACGGTTCGGCGTCAGGCCGGACCTGATGGTCATGGGAAAGGCAATCGCAGGGGGGTTCCCTCTGTCGGCCGTCGGCGGCAAGAGGGTCGTAATGGAATCCATCGTCCCTGGGGTCCTTGCTCACGCAGGTACTTTCAACGCGAACCCGCTTTCTGTGACCGCGGCCATGGTCACTTTGTCCAAGGTCATGACGAAATCCGCCCTCCACCGGGCTTCGAGACTCGGGGAGGAGCTAGCGGGAGGATACCAGGATATTATTCAGGACCATAGGCTGGAGGCTAAGGTCCAATGGCTGGGTCTGAGCGGGGCCGTACTGTTCACCGACAAGGAGGTCAAGAACTGGCGGGACTTCCTGAGGTGCAACATCGGACAATGGTGGACGTATTTCATAGCCATGATGAACAGAGGAGTAATACCCGAGGCGACAGGCCAGGACGAACAATGGACCGTCTCGGTACAGCATACCAGCGAAGACGTAGTCCGGCACCTCGAGACTTTCAAGGAGGTCGCCGCGTCGCTACGGAACATTCAGCTGCGGATGCCGATGGTCGAGGCGCTCTGA